CTACAGCCGTTATTCTCTATCAGTAGAGGTCTGACCAGTCTttacaaaaaacatttttgtaaTGACTTTAATATGGACGTTGAACTTACTTTGAACTCTTGTATTTCTCCCGGACAGCCTGTTGTTGGTGGTTTGCTGCAGAGAGGTAGGTTTGATACAGATCCAGTATACAAGCTTTAAGACTTTCCAAGGTGTATCCTGTGAATTTGGCCAATGACTCTGGCTGCAGATAGAAGAGTGTAAAGGACAATGCTTTAGTTGTTCTACTACAATTTATACTCTTCTGGAGAGACTGGAATTCATAGTATTACATTAAGATGAAATTGGAGATATCCCACATACCCAGGTCTCCTCATTAATTGTATAGTTTGCGATGACAAAGGCGGCTGCAGCAGTGACCGAGGGCAGGTACCTAAGGAACGGGTCTGCGTCAATCAAACTGAGCTCTCCTAAATACTGTAGATAGAAGATGGTAACATCAGTTTATCTGAATAATGATCAAGGAAAATTCTACCATGCATCTACTGAGTGCCCATTCCAGGACAATGTATAACTAAAAGCCAGACATGTTTCCCAGATCTGCTTActttctaagggtacatgcacaccaTGGAATGGCGGCGGCAAACCCATTGCGCAttctgcagcttgcacccgctCGTGGACTTAGGCAGGCGCGCGCATCCGTGTCAATAGAATCCCCATTCTATGCGCGGGCAGATTCTGTCGtcagtccaaagaatgaacatgttaattctttggacggacaacggaatccgcccacgcatagaatggagtgtatgacacgggcggagatgtgcgTCCGCCTCAGTCCACGAGCTGGTACAAGCTGTTcggtagtgtgcacgtaccttaaGGGACAATGGGTCTTCAGGGTAGGTGCAGAAGAATAAGATTGGCTCATCCATGGCAGAAAATTAAAGCATACCATTTgatttctgctgtggatttgGCCAATTTTTGgcatgttagggtccatttacacagaaagataatctgccaactatttgaagccaaaaccagaagcagatcaggtcataaaggaaagcctgagatctctccttttcaaatccattcctggctttggcttcaaatctttggcagacaatctgtcagataatctctgtgtaaatggacccttaaggttCACAATCATCGAAAAAGAAGGCCTGTTACCCAGACTGTCTGATGCCGAACCCACACAGACTCCATCAAAAGTTGTGAGATGTCATCTGTTGCCACAATAAATATTTCAAGTTCATGTCAGAAATAAATTCACACTGTAGTTGTGTGAAGCATTTTTAGTTATAAACCTTTAAAGCACACTAATAGCTAGCACAGGGGTAGGGAGCCATGGCTCTCcagcagctttggctgtccaggcatgatgggagtagttttgcaacagttgaaatGCCAAGTCTCCCTTACCCTTGTGTTAGCATGTACACCAATATGTATGGGGCAACATAAAGACTCCGACGGACGAGCAGAGGTGGTAGGACCAAGTACATTGGATTAAAACTTCCCATCTTGCACCGCCCTGAACAAGTACTCTAGCCAGTCACACAATGTACATTTATATCAAGCAAGATGGCTCACCTGGCAATCTGTATGGATACTTTTAGCAATGTATTTAGTGAACTTGGATATAAATCATACAAAAACCTACCAAGCAAAGGCTTTCCACCTTCTGAGTCACTGGCTGAAGCCTGAAGTACTGGTTGAGGTATTGGAGGATAGTTGGGGAGGCGAGATCAAACGAGAGGACTTTAAGCACCAAGTGTTCCATTTTTAGGACTTGCTTCTTGTTGTACGTGTCATCGGTGATGTAGACAAATTCAGCCACTTCTGGTGGGTAGATCTCTTCAAACTTACTGCATTAGGAAATATTAGAAGAGTTATTGCCATGCATTATTACTTAGACtatgggtgtcaaactcagaccctccagctgtcgcacaactacaactcccatcatgcctggacagccatagctttagctgtccaggcatgatgggcgtttctagttgtgcagcagctggagggcatgaGTTTGACACCTGCGACTTAGATACTTTCATTGGGAACTTACGAGGCCAGGAGCATAGCAGCAGTGCCAACTAGTTGAAGCTTTCCTCTTAGCACAGACATGGAGGATAGGAATCGGTCAATGTAGTTTACAGCCAAGTACAGGGTCTCATTCTGAAGCTTGTACTCTTCGCCAACCTCCACCAGCCAGTCGACAAGGATGGCACGCATGTTATTTGTAATATCCGGTTGCTTCTGCATGTAGCCAGCCTTCGGTTTACATTTTACCTGCAGGAAGAGTCGGTCAGCGATGAGAGCACTTTTCTAAAAGTTGATGTAAAGCCATGCTGATACAGAAACAAAGTCATAAGAAGACGTGGTCACCACATTGTGTACAACAGCCTCTTGGCACCACAATATAGAGATAGAGGCAGTTATGCATATATACTCCTTGGTATAAAGATATACTTTGTTCAGTAGAACCATGGGAGCCTGTTTTCTGATAACTACAAGAGTTTGGGCTTGCAGCCTTATTTTAGTTGTATGAAGATCTTAAATCAAGTCACAAGGACAAGCTGTGTGCATCAGCGGAAACAGTCAAAAACCCCTAAACTGTTTacttcttagggtatgtgcacactacggtgCCCGGGCGGATGACCCGCATCTCCACTTGCCagtctatgcacaggcagatttcaTCGCCTGCCGGAAGAACGAAcagttcattcttcgggcgggcagcggaatctgcctgaccatagaatggagtctatggaaccgGTGGAGATGCGCGCGGCAGCAAGCTTCGGAATCCACAGCGGGTAATCCACCCGgcttctgtagtgtgcacatgcccttagGATCagtataataattaaaaaaataaagttatatacaAAGTAATAAAACTAAGTAATGTATTAGAAATATTGAGTCTCTGGAATATCCCCTTAAGGTTATTCTTTTTCGCAACTGCAGGGAACTTTCAAGAACAGAGTTAAAATGATTTGGAAGAATGGGTCAGCAGCATGCATACTATGCCACCACACGCTGATGAGCTAGGCATGGGCTATCCTGTAGATGGGGGAAAAAACCCACCATTGAACAGGAAGTGGGGGAAGGTTCCACTACCATGTGCAGCAGAGCGAGAGTCATGTTCTTTATACTCATCTTTGAACACCAACATCTATAGCAGGGATGTCAAGCTCAGGCCCTCcaactttagctgtccaggcatgataggaattgtagttttgtaacagctggagggcaggagtGTGACACCTGCAATCTACAGGCTTGTTCACAGCACAAGTCTTGTTCTGCTccctaaggctgggttgacactatgtttttgcaatccgttataTCTATATCGGACACCAAAATGTGTACGTTAAAGTTTTAACaatggaattcaatagaaaaaaaaaaaaaaaaatatggatgcacacacgcatccgtttttcatcggttaaaaaaaaaatttcaaaaaacgTAAGGGGGAACCCAGCCTATCAGCCATTTATGTACAGAGATATTTAGGTTCTGTATTTACAAGATATTTAAGACAGGCTATAAGATTACCTCCATGTCTCTGAGATACGTGTGAATCTCTTCTGCATAGTCTGGAACTTCGTTACTACTGGAcgtcttttcctcttcatccacaATTGACATATCCATTGGGGAATCTTaaagacagaattcagcaggtacAGTTAGGGTGGATACAAGGAGAAATACTACTGCATAAGCTCTGATTATTTTCCATTGATTCAGTGTTCCAGGGTCTCTGGTCTGCAGAGCAGCCAAGGAGGACACGAGATTTTCTACAATATTCTCAACCAGTGCTGTGTTCTGGGAAACCTGGCTTAAAGCTTCAGCTCAGTATAGTTATGGCATCTCACTTGGGTCTCCACCAGTAACGATAGAGCACAGGCAACCTCAACCCGGCCTAACCCACTAAGAGGAGTTAATGGAGCAGTGGTTTTCAGGCAGCGAGTTCactgtgaaatccactgtgattcctggtactgtcagtttgaTTAGGTTTAAAATGTTCTCATCACACTGTATGTAATCGCTATGGTCTTTACCCTGCTCTAGCCCGCTTCTATGGCTCCTGGCATCCTGacaccctgctcagccaatcagtggctacggcggGACATCAGGATGCTGGGAGACACAGAAGCAAGCCGAAATGCTGACCGATAATGTATTCACCAGGTAGCCACAGATTAAGGGGGGCAGCATCTACATGCTTGTAGCAGAATTTTCTTCACACCTTCTCATCCTGCTTTTgggagttaaagggaatctgtcagcaactTCGGTCGTGTCAGAGTGCTGAGTGTTATAGGTCACGGCTCATGTAGCCGACTCTGCCGAGCTCTGtcacacctcctccctcctccttttgAGTAATATATTGGCCTCCAGTTCCCAAGCTGCTGATGACCCACATGTCCTGCATCCTAAACTTATTCAAGCGCCATAGCTATAAGAGTGGTGCACTGCATTGACAGAAGCTTCTCTGGTCGGCATGCATGCACTGCTCTTCCTGGCTACAGCGTTTGAATGAGTTTAGGATGCAGGAAATGCGCGTCATCAGCAGCTTGGGAACTGGAGGCCAGTATGAAGTTATCACTCAAAGGAGGAGGACCCAAGGAGGAGATGTAACAGAGCGGCACAGCCggagagccacaactcctctttgacacacTAAGGAATTCGGGCAGATAACCCCGCCGCTCGCGCCCATCTTGTGTATGGTTGGGCAGATTGTTTGTgatctacccctttaacaaaaaaccCCGACCTAACAGGACCCTTATTCCATACATATTGGGGTGGGGAAAGACGACAAGTTCTCCTAGACTTACCGAAGCTGACAGTCACAGGCATCTCTATAGGGGCCAGGGGTTTTCTGGGGCCAAGAGAAATGACGACTGAGTTTAGCTGTTTCAGGTGCTCATCGTGCATGGGCTTCTTTGCCACGGCCTGCCTCTTATGGTTGGCATTGTCAGGTTCATCAACGTGAATGGTAAAGGTAGACTGTTTCCCTGCAGCCTTTCCAGCTGGGATTCTGACACAGTTCTCATTATTTAGGCCCAAGGGATTGTGTGCAGCAAGAATCTGAAAGATAGAAGCAAAGTCATTAGAACACCACAACTAGGAGTAAACTATGGGACAAGGCATCATGTGACCCCTGCTACACAGCAGAGCTATGCCACAGGGATAGGAGACAATCTGTGGGTCTACCAGCTCcagataccccacatgtgtagCCTGTAATAATGGGGTGGGGGAGAACTAAAGGAAACATTCCCAGGTATGATTAATAGGCGCAAAGCACATTGACTTGGAGGGACAATGTTCACTTTGATGAACAGAAACTTCTCCTTTTTGATGAGTCACATGATAAAGGAAAGGAATGCAGCTCTGCAGGACAACATGCAGGACTAACACCCACCACCCTGCTCTGAACTACATacataatatcctgtatagtacataccctgtatatagaccagtatagtgtatagcatattgaacagtatagtatatatcctgtatgtagagcagtacaatatatctatatagatatattcagtatactgtatagtatataacctgtatatagatcagtatagtatataacctgtatactgtatagtatatagcctgtatatagtatagtatgtagaACACTAGGGACAGGGAACCTTcatccctccaactgttgcaaaactatgattCCCATTGTGCCTGCACTGAtctatatacagggtatataccatacagtatacGGATCTATATACAGGAAAGCCCCTGGTCCTTCTGTGCTTAGTTGCTGCAATCCCTGGCACCGGAAGCCATGTGGCTATCtgtgcctgctgggagttgtagtgcctgggCTGTGTAggtgtcacagcccccccccccccccgtactctCCTGGGCCTCTGCTCTGCATtgttctgcaccccccccccatacccctgcTCTGCATTGTTCTGCACCCCCTCATACCCCATGCTCTGCATCCTcccctgtacccccccatacCCTGCATTGTTCTGCACCCCCCCCTATACCCCTGCTCTGCACCCCCCATACCCCATGCTCTCCATTGCTCTGCACACCCTATACCCCATGCTCTGCATTGTTCTGCACCCCCCTATGCCCCATGCTCTGCATTGCTCTGTACCCCCCTATGCCCCATGCTCTGCATTGCTCTGTACCCCCCTATGCCCCATGCTCTGCATTGCTCTGTACCCCCCTATGCCCCATGCTCTGCATTGCTCTGTACCCCCCTATGCCCCCATGCTCTGCACCCCCCCTATACCCCATGCTCTGCACCACCACCCCCTATACCCCATGCTCTGCACCACCACCCCCTATACCCCATGCTCTGCACCACCACCCCCTATACCCCATGCTCTGCACCACCACCCCCTATACCCCATGCTCTGCACCACCACCCCCTATACCCCATGCTCTGCACCCCCCCATGCCCCATGCTCTGCACCCCCCCATGCCCCATgctctgcacccccctcccccctatgctCTGCACCCCCCTGGGCTCAGCTCCTCCTCAGTGTTAGGAAATGGCGCACTACATGCGACCTATGCCTCCATACAGGCAGATAAGGGCGCAATGCTCTGCAGTGACATGTGAGGAGCCCCTAGCGGCGGAGCTGGGAGTTATTGATCAGTATTGGCGGGATCAGTGCCCGGTGTCCCCGCAGTTATTTCCCCCGGTGTCCCCACATACCGGCGCCTGCTGCTTGCCTCCCCTGGCCGGAGCCCGCGGGCCCTGGTTCTCCTGCAGCACCCCGAGCACGGTGCGGCCTCCCGCCGGCACATGCTGCTTCCTGGGCTGGATATTCTCCTGGTTCTCGTCCCGCAGCACGAAGTGCGACATTGTGTCCGCCTCTCCGGTCAGCGGCAGTCAGTAGAGATCGGGGAAGGACTGTGTGCACTGCACGATCCCCGTCCTCTGAGTGCAGTACACGGGGCTGATCGGTGCGCAGGGCCTCTCCGCTAGTGTATAACCGCGCCCGGTACCGCCTCGGCCTATGCCCGCCACTATTACCAGGTCCTACAAATCCTGCGCGCTGCGCTCTACACAGCTTTCTCAGTTCAAGTAGCCCGCGACTATTGAAATGGACCAATCAGAGCGTAGCGCGGGCACACGTCACTGCAGCTACGGCGGCGGGGAGGGACAAAAAGGCGAGAGGCAGAGAATGCGATCAGCTGTCCGTGACGTCATGGGCGCTCTTTCAGCTGCTGTCGGTGATCGTGTGCACCGGGGAGAATAGGATCTGCTCCTTGTCTTTGTTCTGTCCCCGGCAGCTAGCCGTAGCGACAAGTTATTTGGCGCAATATTCTCCGAATAAACCTTTAAAATGAAAACAGTACAAAATATTAATAAATCTATTGTTCCATGTTGTCATTCATACACATTGTAGTGGCTGTGTGTCGGTCAGGCTCAGGCTCGGTGGATATGTCCAATATAACTGCATGCATTTGCTTTATAAATTCTGTAAAATCAGGATCCTATTCACACAATGCATAACACCTCCAAGCGGTATTTCACTCGACCAtagcttttgatatgtttctacccatggtgagaccaacagttccttctatacttgttagtatctattcagtctccttcccccagttctgagctgctgctttctgctgaaaacacaaaaatctgtgtgtgagcttttctctctgtctccccctcccttctgagacagctggtgtaaacaagtcccagacaggctttatctgcaactttgtagctgtAGCTCattagcaacctgacctcagaataacccaaccctcccagccttacaaagaagctacaatattgcagataaagcctgccagggacttgtttacattagctgtctcagaagggagggggaaaagagaGAACAgatcacacacatatttttgtgtcttcagcagaaagcagcagctgagaacttggggaaggagactgaaaagataaaaacaagtatggaaggaattgtaagtctgaccatgggcagtaacatatcaaaagttatgattGAGTGGGACACCCCTTTAagttctattgatttcaatagaacaacggccattgttgtacaCACAGTCTgtcaactatggccgttgtttactgCGGCTGTATAAAACAATAATCATGTTTATTTTCAACGTCTGCAGTTTgcgaacaacggccgtagaatatACAGTTCACGCACTGGGTGGCCGTTGTGCCGGCCGTAGCGTGAATGAAAGTCGATGGTTATTTGATTTCCATTCACACCTATACAGCTGGCAGATTTTATGGGTGAAAAATAATGTTCCTACTCCTGGAGGAACACGTAATACAGCGACACTGAAACAATGCCCATTGtattacgatgtgtgaacacagccctaatggGTATCAGCTCTTTGTCATGCTTATAGCTGCAAACATGGACTGATAGGGAGGTGAAACAAATGATAGCtgtctcttaaggccctattccacggaacgattatcgttcataaactcgctccaacgaccgcttgttaaccataatcgctttgtggaattggtgtaaacgagcgaacgacaaaggcgaaatcgttatactgtcgtacaaaatagtttttcagcacgTCGGAAAAAagttgttggtctttgaaagataattcgctaatcg
Above is a window of Dendropsophus ebraccatus isolate aDenEbr1 chromosome 7, aDenEbr1.pat, whole genome shotgun sequence DNA encoding:
- the CCNA2 gene encoding cyclin-A2 — protein: MSHFVLRDENQENIQPRKQHVPAGGRTVLGVLQENQGPRAPARGGKQQAPILAAHNPLGLNNENCVRIPAGKAAGKQSTFTIHVDEPDNANHKRQAVAKKPMHDEHLKQLNSVVISLGPRKPLAPIEMPVTVSFDSPMDMSIVDEEEKTSSSNEVPDYAEEIHTYLRDMEVKCKPKAGYMQKQPDITNNMRAILVDWLVEVGEEYKLQNETLYLAVNYIDRFLSSMSVLRGKLQLVGTAAMLLASKFEEIYPPEVAEFVYITDDTYNKKQVLKMEHLVLKVLSFDLASPTILQYLNQYFRLQPVTQKVESLCLYLGELSLIDADPFLRYLPSVTAAAAFVIANYTINEETWPESLAKFTGYTLESLKACILDLYQTYLSAANHQQQAVREKYKSSKYHAVSTIEPPESLSIFL